A genome region from Hevea brasiliensis isolate MT/VB/25A 57/8 chromosome 7, ASM3005281v1, whole genome shotgun sequence includes the following:
- the LOC110634818 gene encoding serine hydroxymethyltransferase, mitochondrial: MAMAMALRRLSSSIDKPIRPLFNATSLYYMSSLPDEAVYEKEKSHVRWPKQLNAPLEAVDPEIADIIELEKARQWKGLELIPSENFTSVSVMQAVGSVMTNKYSEGYPGARYYGGNEYIDMAESLCQKRALEAFRLDPAKWGVNVQSLSGSPANFQVYTALLKPHERIMALDLPHGGHLSHGYQTDTKKISAVSIFFETMPYRLNESTGYIDYDQLEKSATLFRPKLIVAGASAYARLYDYARIRKVCDKQKAILLADMAHISGLVAGGVIPSPFEYADIVTTTTHKSLRGPRGAMIFFRKGVKEVNKQGQQVFYDYEDKINQAVFPGLQGGPHNHTIAGLAVALKQATTTEYKAYQEQVLSNCSKFAQTLVEKGYELVSGGTENHLVLVNLKNKGIDGSRVEKVLEAVHIAANKNTVPGDVSAMVPGGIRMGTPALTSRGFAEEDFVKVAEFFDAAVQLAVKIKAQTKGTKLKDFVATIPTFQSEIAKLRHDVEEYAKQFPTIGFEKETMKYKN; the protein is encoded by the exons atggCAATGGCAATGGCGCTTCGCAGGCTCTCCTCTTCTATTGACAAACCTATTCGCCCTCTCTTCAATGCCACCTCCCTCTATTACATG TCTTCGTTGCCTGATGAAGCTGTGTATGAGAAGGAGAAATCTCATGTCAGG TGGCCAAAGCAGCTCAATGCACCGCTGGAAGCGGTGGACCCTGAGATTGCTGACATAATTGAGCTCGAGAAAGCGCGCCAATGGAAG GGGCTTGAACTCATACCCTCAGAGAACTTCACTTCTGTGTCGGTGATGCAAGCTGTTGGATCAGTCATGACCAACAAGTATAGCGAAGGATACCCTGGTGCAAGATATTATGGAGGAAACGA GTATATTGACATGGCAGAATCCTTATGTCAGAAGCGGGCATTGGAAGCGTTTCGATTGGATCCTGCAAAATGGGGAG TGAATGTGCAGTCTCTATCTGGGTCTCCAGCAAATTTTCAAGTCTATACTGCATTGTTAAAACCTCATGAAAGAATCATGGCACTTGATCTTCCTCATGGTGGGCATCTTTCTCATGGTTATCAG ACGGATACCAAAAAAATATCTGCAGTGTCAATATTTTTTGAGACGATGCCATACAGATTGAATGAGAGCACTGGCTATATTGACTATGACCAG TTGGAGAAAAGTGCCACTCTTTTCAGACCAAAGTTAATAGTTGCCGGTGCTAGTGCTTATGCTCGTCTATATGATTATGCACGTATTCGCAAG GTTTGTGACAAGCAAAAAGCTATACTGTTGGCAGATATGGCACATATTAGTGGATTGGTTGCAGGTGGTGTCATCccatcaccttttgaatatgcagATATAGTGACCACCACAACTCACAAGTCACTTCGTGGGCCACGTGGAGCCATGATTTTCTTCAGGAAGGGTGTGAAAGAAGTTAACAAACAAGGCCAACAG GTGTTCTATGACTATGAAGACAAAATCAATCAAGCTGTCTTTCCTGGACTTCAAGGTGGCCCCCACAACCACACAATAGCCGGGTTAGCAGTTGCATTGAAACAG GCTACAACTACAGAGTACAAAGCTTATCAAGAGCAAGTTCTTAGTAATTGCTCAAAATTTGCACAG ACTTTAGTTGAGAAGGGATATGAACTTGTTTCTGGTGGAACTGAGAACCATTTAGTTTTGGTGAATTTGAAGAACAAG GGTATTGATGGCTCCAGAGTTGAAAAGGTGCTGGAAGCTGTTCACATTGCCGCAAACAAAAATACCGTTCCAGGAGATGTATCTGCCATGGTTCCTGGTGGCATAAGGATGG GAACCCCCGCTCTTACATCTCGGGGATTTGCTGAGGAGGATTTTGTTAAGGTAGCAGAATTCTTTGACGCTGCTGTGCAGTTGGCAGTGAAGATCAAGGCTCAAACCAAAG GGACAAAGTTGAAGGACTTTGTGGCTACAATTCCTACTTTCCAATCTGAGATTGCAAAACTGCGCCATGATGTTGAAGAGTATGCTAAACAATTCCCAACTATTGGGTTTGAGAAAGAAACCATGAAGTACAAGAACTGA